AGGAGGACCGCGAGCTGCTCGAGTCCTTCGACATCGACTTCGGTGAGAACGAGGGCGGCGAGGACATGCTCGTCGCGCGTCCGCCGGTGGTGACCGTCATGGGTCACGTCGACCACGGTAAGACCCGGCTGCTCGACGCGATCCGCAAGACGAACGTCATCGCGGGCGAGGCCGGCGGCATCACCCAGCACATCGGTGCCTACCAGGTCGCGACCGAGGTCAACGACGAAGAGCGGCGCATCACCTTCATCGACACCCCCGGTCACGAGGCGTTCACCGCCATGCGTGCCCGTGGTGCCAAGTCGACCGACATCGCGATCCTCGTGGTGGCGGCCAACGACGGTGTCATGCCGCAGACGATCGAGGCCCTGAACCACGCCAAGGCGGCCGAGGTGCCGATCGTGGTCGCGGTCAACAAGATCGACGTCGAGGGCGCCGACCCGACCAAGGTGCGCGGCCAGCTCACCGAGTTCGGTCTGGTGGCCGAGGAGTACGGCGGCGACACGATGTTCGTCGACATCTCCGCCCGTGAGGGTCTGAACATCGAGCAGCTGCTCGAGGCCGTGGTCCTGACCGCGGACGCCTCGCTCGACCTGCGCGCCAACGCGGAGCAGGACGCGCAGGGCATCGCGATCGAGGCCCACCTCGACCGTGGCCGCGGCGCCGTGGCGACCGTCCTGGTCCAGCGCGGCACGCTCCGCGTCGGCGAGACGATGGTGGTCGGCGACGCGTACGGCCGGGTCCGTGCGATGTTCGACGACAAGGGCAACAACGTCGAGGAAGCGGGTCCGTCGACCCCCGTCCTGGTCCTGGGTCTGACCAACGTCCCGGGCGCCGGCGACAACTTCCTGGTCGTCGACGAGGACCGTACGGCCCGTCAGATCGCCGAGAAGCGCGCGGCGCGCGAGCGCAACGCCGCCTTCGCCAAGCGCACCCGCCGGGTGTCCCTCGAGGACCTGGACAAGGTGCTCAAGGCCGGCGAGGTCCAGCAGCTCAACCTCATCATCAAGGGTGACGCTTCCGGTTCCGTCGAAGCCCTGGAGTCCTCGCTGCTCCAGCTCGACGTCGGCGAAGAGGTCGACATCCGGGTGCTGCACCGCGGCGTCGGTGCGGTCACGGAGACCGACATCAACCTGGCGTCCGGCTCCGACGCGATCGTCATCGGCTTCAACGTGCGCGCCGAAGGCCGCGCGACGCAGATGGCCGAGCGCGAGGGCGTCGACGTCCGGTACTACTCGGTCATCTACCAGGCGATCGAGGAGATCGAGGCGGCCCTCAAGGGCATGCTCAAGCCGGAGTACGAGGAGGTCGAGCTCGGTACCGCGGAGATCCGCGAGATCTTCCGCTCGTCCAAGCTCGGCAACATCGCGGGTGTGCTCATCCGCTCCGGCGAGGTCAAGCGCAACACCAAGGCGCGCCTCATCCGCGACGGCAAGGTGGTCGCGGAGGACCTCAACATCCAGGGTCTGCGCCGGTTCAAGGACGACGTCACCGAGATCCGCGAAGGCTTCGAGGGCGGTATCAACCTCGGAAACTTCAACGACATCAAGATCGACGACGTCATCGCGACGTACGAGATGCGCGAGAAGCCGCGCGGCTGATCGTGCAGCGGCCCGCCCGTGGCGCTTCCACCCCGGTGGTGGTCGCGCGACGGGCGGGCGGCCGGCCGGGGCCGGTCGGCGGAAGGTATTTCCGTCGATCGGCCCCGGCCGTTCCGTGTACGGTTCGAAATGACACGGACACCTAAGGCCCCACGGGCGGCTCAGCCCGTCTTGCATGTACGTAGGGACGCTGTCCTTCGACCTGCTTCTCGGCGACGTACGGTCGCTGAAGGAGAAGCGCTCCGTCGTCCGCCCGATCGTCGCCGAGCTGCACCGCAAATTCGCGGTGAGCGTCGCCGAGGTCGGGGACCAGGATCTGCATCGCAGGGCCACGATCGGCCTGGCGGTGGTCTCCGGGGACACGGGGCATCTGACCGATGTCATGGACCGTTGCGAGCGCCTGGTCGCCGCACGGCCCGAAGTGGAGCTGCTGTCGGTACGCCGGCGGTTGCACGGCGACGACGACTGACCCGGACCGGGCAGGCCGCCGCCGGTGGAAGCACAATTGTGGAAGAAAGAAGGAGACGGACCAGTGGCCGACAATGCGCGGGCGAAGAAGCTGGCGGACCTCATCCGGGAGGTGGTCGCCCAGAAGCTGCAGCGCGGTATCAAGGACCCGCGGCTCGGTTCGCACGTGACCATCACGGACACCCGGGTCACCGGCGACCTGCGGGAGGCTACGGTCTTCTACACGGTCTACGGCGATGACGAGGAGCGGGCCAGCGCCGCCGCCGGGCTGGAGAGCGCCAAGGGCATCCTGCGCTCCGCGGTCGGGGCCGCGGCGGGGACGAAGTTCACGCCGACCCTGGCCTTCGTGCCGGACGCCCTGCCGGAGAACGCCAAGACGATCGACGACCTGCTCGACAAGGCACGGGCGTCGGACGCCAAGGTGCGCGAGGTCTCCTCGGGCGCCCAGTACGCCGGTGAGCCCGACCCGTACCGCAAGCCGGGCGAGGACGACGACGAGGGCACCGCGGCAGAATGAAGCGTGAGAGCAACAAGCCGGGCGGCCTCGTGATCGTCGACAAGCCGGCCGGCTTCACTTCGCATGACGTGGTGGCGAAGATGCGCGGAATGGCGCGCACCCGCCGGGTCGGGCACGCCGGCACGCTCGACCCGATGGCGACGGGCGTGCTCGTCCTGGGGATCGAGCGGGCCACCAAGCTGCTCGGCCACCTCGCGCTGACGGAGAAGGAGTACGTCGGCACGATCCGGCTCGGCCAGACGACGGTCACCGACGACGCCGAGGGCGAGATCACCGCGTCGAAGGCGGCGCACGGTCTCGCCCGCGAGGACATCGACGCGGTCGTCGGCCGGCTGTCCGGCGCGATCATGCAGGTGCCGTCGAAGGTCAGCGCCATCAAGATCAACGGCAAGCGGTCGTACTCGCGGGTCCGCGACGGCGAGGACGTGGAGATCCCGGCCCGGCCGGTCACCGTCTCCTCGTTCGTGGTGCACTCCGCGCACGAGACCGAGGCCGAGGACGGTACCCCGGTGACCGATCTGCTGGTCTCCGTCGAGTGCTCGTCCGGTACGTACATCCGTGCCCTCGCCCGCGACCTGGGCGAAGGGCTGGGCGTCGGCGGCCATCTGACGGCGCTGCGCCGCACCCGCGTCGGCCCGTACAAGCTGGACCGGGCGCGCACCCTCGACCAGCTCCAGGCCTCCGTGGACGACACCGAGGGGGAGGGCCTGCCGGTCATGCCGCTCGGGGACGCGGCCGCCGCGGCGTTCACCCGCTGGGACGTGCCCGAGGCGCAGGCCCGGCTGCTGCTCAACGGCGCACGGACCCCGATGCCGCGCTTCGAGGGCAGCGGCCCGGTCGCGGCGTTCGGGCCGGACGGCCGGTTCCTCGCGCTGGTGGAGAACCAGGGCGGGAAGGCGAAGAGCCTGGCGGTGTTCGCGGTCTAGTACCGCAGTTGCCGTATCAGGGCCGGCCAGGGCCGGCGAGCAGGGAACCCGTGGGGCCGGGCCCGGAGACGCGTGGACGACGCGCTCCGGGCCCGGCCCTTTGCGTGCCTGTATGCGGCCGTGCGGTCCTGCTTTCCCTGTCGCCCGGCCCTCCGGTTCTGCGCGGGGTTCCGGCTATTCACTCATTCGGTGAGGCGCTTGAAGTGAATCAAGGCGCGGAGGGGGGCGCGTTGCCCTGGGGCCCTGTCGAGACGATCACCGCCTGCTTACCGTGCGGGGGACGGCACAGGGCGAGAGGACCGGCGATGGCATTGCTGGATGCCGATGCGGACACGGCACTGGTGCGGATCCGCGATCTGGCAGGTCGGACACGTGGCACGGGGTTTCTCGCGGACCACGACGGCACCGTGATCACCAGCCACGAAGCGGTGGACGGCGCCGCGCAACTGGTGTTGCAGCCCATGGCGGACGGCGCCGGAGGCGGCGCGGCCGGGGGCGGCGGATGGACGTGCGTGGTGGCGGCCGATGCGGTGACGCCCCTGCCGGAGGCCGGGCTCGCCCTCGTCCGGGCCGGCGGCTTCGGACCGCACCGGCTCACGCCGCTGCCCATCGCCGCGGCCCGGCCGACCGCGGGCACCACCGCCCGGCTCTGGGCGGGCGGCTGGCTGGACGGCACGGTCGTCGGACCGGGCTCCGGGGTGATGTACACGGCCGCCGAGCGCGTCCACCTCCTCGACGACACGCTGGAGCTCGGCCTGTGCGCCGGGGGCCGGGAGGCGCTGCGGCTGCGTGGACTGGCGGTCGGCGGGCCGGTGCTGGACGCCCGGACCGGCGCGGTGCTCGGCATCCTCGGCACCGCGCTGCACCCCCAGGCTCCCGGCCGCGGCCGCCCGGGGGAGGGTGCCTTCGGGCGCCGGGCGGGCGGCTTCGCGATCCCGCTGCGCGCGGTGGCCGAGGCCGCGCCACAGGGCGCGCTGGCCGCGCTGCTGGAGCGCAATGCGGCGACCGTCCCGGCCTACGGCAGCGAGTTGAACCCGGCCGGCGCGCGGCGGCTGGCCGAGTTGTCGAAGGGCTCCGCCGAGCGGCCGCGGCTGGGACGGGAGCCGGTCGAACGGCCGGAAGCGGCCGCCGAGTTCGCGCGCTTCGAGGAGGGCCACGGGACGGCGGCGGCATGTGTGCTGGGGCTGGTGGGACAGCCGGGATGCGGCCGGAGCACGGAACTGGCCGGCCTCGCGGCACGCCGGGCCCAGGGCCCCGGCCTCGCCGCGACCATCCGGCTGCGCGGCGCGGACCTGCGGTCCGACGACGACGGGGTACGAACCGCCGTCGAACGCGCGCTGCGGTCCGCCGGCCGTACCGTCGCCCGGGAGGGCCGTACCGCCGGTGACCCGGCGGACACCACCTCCGAGGACGTCGCACGGGCGGCGGCCGCGGCCGGCCGCCCGCTGCTGGTGCTCCTCGACGGGCCGGAGGAGATGCCTTCGGCCCTGGCACAGGGGGAGCGGCTGGCCGGGTGGACCACGGCGACGGCCGACTGGCTGCGTACCACCGGCGTGCGGCTGGTGGTCGCCTGCCGCCCCGAGTACTGGGAGCGGGCCGGTGCGCTCTTCCCGCCCGGTGTGCTGCACCGGCCGCTGCGTCCGGCGCCCGCGCTGCCCGCCTGCGTGGAGCTCGGTGACCTCACCGAGGAAGAGGCGGAGCGCGCCCGCGGCCGCTACGGCCTGCCGCCGGGCGCACCGGCCGCGCCGGACGCCCGCCATCCGCTGTCCCTGCGCCTGCTCGCGGAGGTCGGCGCGGCGCTCACCGAGGGGGACGGGACCGGGCGGTGCGCCGACGAGCCGGCCGGCCTCGGCACACCCGACCGCCACCAGATCTTCGACGCCTACCTGGACCTGGTGTGCCTGCGCATCGCCGTACGGCTCGCGGCCGGCCACCGGCCCCCGTCGCGCGCCGCCGCCGTGCGCCGGCTGGCCGCCCAGGTCGCCGGGCAGGTGCACGAGGCGGCCCGCCGCTGCCTCGGCCCCGGTCCGGGCGCGCTGGACCGTACGTCCTTCGAGGAGGTGTTCCCGCGCGAGCCCGGCTGGGCCCGTGCGGTGCTGGCCGAGGGGCTGCTGGTCCCGGCCGGCACCGGATTCCGCTTCGCCCACGAGGAGTTCGCGGAGTGGCTGCAGGGCGCCCATGCCGACCTCGACCTGCTGCCAGTCCCCGGACACCGCGTCGGGCCGGCCGTCCAGGCGCTGCTGCTGCTCGGCAGGCGCGAGGGGGCGGTGCAACTGACCTTCCGGCTGGCCGAGTTGGTGCCGATGGCGACCGCCCCCGGGGCCGCCCCCGCGGCCGGTTCACCGGCCGCGCGTGCCGTGGACGGCCGCTGGTGGGCCGCTCATCTGCTGTCCGGTGTGCTGCTCCGGGTCCCCGACGCGAGGCCGTACACGGGCGTCCTGCGGCTGCTCGCCGACCGGATCACGGAACGCTCACTCCGGGCGGGTGGCTTCGCGCAGACGGGGCTGGAGGCCTTCGGGCCGTGGTTCTGGGAGCGGTTGGCGCTGGCCGACGAGGACCGGATGGACCTGCTGCGCCGCCTGCTGCCGGCCGACGGGCCGCCGTGCGGGGCGGGGCGGAGGGCGGCCGGCGCGGAGCGGTACGCGGAGACGGGTACGGAGGCGGAGGCGGAGGAGGGAGCCGCGGGAGCTGTGCCGTCCGGGGCGCCGTCGCGGGCCGGGTGGCCGGTGCCGTCGCCCGGTTCGTCGCCGGCCGAGCGGTTGCCGTCGTCCAGCTCATCACCTCTGCCTTGTTCCTCCTCATCGTCCGATCCCTCTGCATGGTCCGGTCCGTCCTCGTGGTCCGACCGGTTGCCGTCGTACGGCCCGCCCGGGGCGTTCGATCCCGCGCCGGGCGGTCTGTCGTCCTCCGCCGTAGCCGTCGACGGTCCGGGTGCCGGCCACCGTTTCGCACCGCCGCCGCGGGTACGCGTCCACCCCGCTGACGACCCGGCGTCCGGCCCGGACGGCGACGGCCGGACGGATGCCCTCGGTGCCCCGCGCTCCAGCCCCGCCCGGGCCGACACCGACGGCAGCGCGTCCGCAGCGGCCCCCGCAGCCCGGACCCGGTCCGCCGCGGCACGCTCGCCCCGGTTTCTCGATGCCGCGGCCGCACTGCTGTGCGCGGATCCGCAGCGGATGCAGCCTTTGCTGTGCGCCTGGTTCGACGACACCCGCCCGCTGCAACGCCCCGGCGCGGAGGACGGCGGTCCGGCCCACCCCGTAGAGGCCGTGCCTGGCGAGATCACCGTGGCCACCGCGGCGCAGGCGCTGCTGCACACCCATCGCCACCGGGCGCTCGACGCCCTCACGGAGGCGCTGGTGCAGGCCGCGCACCCCAGGGGCGACGAACTGATGGACGCACTGGCCGAGGACGAGCCGGCCGCGGTGTGCCGGGCCGTGGACCGGTGGGCGCACGACGCGCGCCCCGAGCGGCGGGCCGCCGCCGTGTCGTACGGCCTGCGGGCCGCCCGGCACGTGACCGCCGGAGCCGACCGCGCCCTGCTGCGCTACGCGGCCCTCTGCCTTCTCGCCCGGAGCGCCGACAGCGCCCACCACGGCTCCGCGCTGGCGCTGCTGATGGGCGACCCGGCCACCCGCTCCCGCTTCCTGGACCGGGCGCTGGCCCGCTTTGTCGCGGGGGATCCGCAGCTGCCGCCCACGGTGTTCACGGCCGCCCTCGCCGACCATCCCGAGCCGGTGCTGACCGCGTTCCGGGCCCGGCTGATCGGCGGCGCCGGGCCACCGGTGGCGGCCGCCCTCCTGTGCATGCTCGCCCGCACCGATGCGCCGGACCTCGTCGCCCGGGTCGCCGACCTCGTCCGTGACTGTGCCCGGCACTGCCCCGAGCGCGCCGCACGGCCGGTCGCGGAGTTCATCGACCGCCGCCTCGAACGGGGCCCGGCCGCCCGCGCCGCGCTCCGCCCGCTCGCCGTGGAGCTGCTGACCGGCTCCCCCGTAGCGGTCCGGTGCGCGCTCGCGGCCGTGGTGGCCGAGACGGGGTGTGGCGACTCGGTTGCGTTGCGCCGCGAACTGCTCGATGCGCTGCTGGCGCAGGAGGCCTCCTATGTGGCGCCGCACCGCGTCCATGAGGAGAGCGAGGGCGGCCGGGACACCCGTGTGCTGGAGGCCCTTCTGGAAGCCGCAGCCGAGGGCGCGGAGCGGCGGCCGGCGGAGCGCACCAGGGAGCTGGTGCACCGCACCGGGATGCTGCTGGTGCGTACGCCTGCGGGCGCGGCGTGCTTCGACCGGCGGCTGGTGGAACTGGGACGGCGGCTGCCGGGTTTCGCACGGCGGGTGCAGGACTGGGTGATGGATGAGCCGGGGGAGTGGGCGGCAGTGGTGGGCCCCGGCGCCCGCGCCACGCTCGCCGGGTCGCACAGCTGACGGGCAGGAGCTGTCGAGGCGCACCAAGGGGCGTTGGGGGCGGAAGGGGCCGCGGGGCCGGGGCCGGATCGGGCGGGCCGGCCCGGGCAGAGCTGTCCGCGACCCGCGAGACCGTCCGTGGGATCAGGGCCGGACAGGGGCTGGGACGGGTGCCCTGAGCCACCCTTAGCGCGGAGCATCACCCGCGGCATGGCAGTCTTAGACCTGCGCCATGCCGAATTGGCGCAATGGACGGACAAGGGTTCGGGCGAGGAGCGGGCACTGTGCAGCGCTGGCGTGGCTTGGAGGACATCCCCGAGGGCTGGGGACGCAGCGTCGTCACCATCGGCTCCTACGACGGAGTGCACCGCGGCCACCAACTGATCATCGGCAAGGCCGTCGCGCGCGCCCGTGAGCTGGGGATCCCCGCGGTGGTCGTCACCTTCGACCCGCACCCGAGCGAGGTCGTGCGGCCCGGTACCCACCCGCCGCTGCTGGCTCCGCACGACCGGCGTGCGGAGCTGATGGCCGGTCTGGGGGTGGACGCGGTGCTCATTCTCCCGTTCACCAAGGAGTTCTCGAAGCTGGCACCGGCCGATTTCGTGGTCAAGGTGCTGGTCGACAAGCTGCACGCCCAGGTCGTCGTCGAGGGCCCCAACTTCCGCTTCGGGCACAAGGCGACCGGCAATGTCGCGACCCTCGCGGAGCTCGGGACCACCTACGACTACACCGTGGAGGTCATCGACCTCTACGAGCGCGGGGCGGCGGGCGGCGGCGAGCCGTTCTCCTCCACGCTCACCCGCCGCCTGGTCGCCGAGGGCGATGTGGCCGGCGCGATGGAGGTCCTGGGAAGGCCGCACCGGGTCGAGGGCGTTGTCGTACGCGGTGCCCAGCGCGGTCGTGAACTGGGCTTCCCGACAGCCAATGTGGAGACCCTGCCGCACACCGCGATCCCGGCCGACGGCGTCTACGCCGGGCTGCTGCAGGTCGAGGGCGAGGCGATGCCGGCGGCCATCTCGGTCGGCACCAACCCGCAGTTCGACGGCACGGCACGGACCGTCGAGGCATATGCCATCGACCGTGTCGGCCTGGATCTGTACGGGCTGCACGTCGGGGTGGACTTCGTCGCCTACATCCGCGGCCAGGAGAAGTTCGACACGCTCGACGCGCTGCTGGAGCGGATGGCGGTCGATGTGAAGCTGGCTCGGGGCTTGATCGCGGACGCGGGCTGAGGCTTCGCGCTTCTGGCGTTACTTCCCTTCGGGGCGGGTGCTTTCTTCCCCTCGGGGACGGTCGTCTTTCCTCACCGGGGGCCTGCCGCCCGGTCCTCGCCCGGGCTTTTCCCGCCCGGTCTTTTTCCCGGTCCGGTCCTCCCGCTGGCCCGGTCTTTTCCTCCGTCCGGTCCTCCGCCGGCCCGGCGTCTCCCAGCTGGTCTTCCCCCCCCACGTTTACCCCCCGGTTCCCCCCCCGGTTTTTTCCCCGCCGCCCACCCCCCTTCGGGGGTGGGCGGGTGTGGAGGTGCGGTATCGCCAACTCGGGGTGGGCGGGTGTGGAGATGCGGTATCGCCAACGCTGCGTTGGACGGTGCGCAGGTGCGTATCGCCACTTCGGGGTTGGACGTATGGAGATGGGCGTCCCCAACTCGGCTGATTTCAGGCGCAGTTCGGCTGAGAGGGGTTCACTCGTCCGAGGGATGGCGTGCTACGGGGCGGGGCCCGGCATCTCGCTGATGCCGGGCCCCGCCCCGTAGTGCGCTATGGCCGTGCCGCTACGCCCGCCTCACTGCGGAGGCGGCTGCTGCTGCCATCCCGGCGCCAGGCCGGGGTGTTCCGGCTGCGGTGCGTCCGGAGCCGGCTGTTGCTGCTGCCAGTGGGCCGGCGGCTGGGCGGGCTGCTGGGTCCAGCCGCCCTGCTGCTGGCTGTAACCGGCCGGCGGCGGTGGCGGTGTGCCCTGCTGCGGCTGCTGCTGCGGCTGGCCCTGCTGGGCGTACTGCTGCTGGGCGTAGGGATCGCCGCCCATCTGCTGCTGCGGGTACATCCCCGCCGCCTGCTGCGCCCGCGTGAAGTCCTCGGCCACCAGGGCAGAGAGGTTGAAGTACGCCTCACGGGTCTTGGGCCGCATCATGTCCAGGTCGACCTCGGCGCCGGCGGCGAGATGTTCGTCGAAGGGGACGACCACCACACCGCGGCAGCGGGTCTCGAAGTGCGACACGATGTCATCGATCTTGATCATCTTGCCGGTCTCGCGGACACCCGAGATGACCGTGATACCCCGCTGCACCAGGTCGGCGTAGCCGTGCGCGGAGAGCCAGTCCAGGGTGGTGCTCGCGCTGCTCGCACCGTCCACGGACGGGGTGGAGATGATGATCAACTGGTCGGCGAGATCGAGCACTCCGCGCATCGCGCTGTAGAGCAGACCCGTACCCGAGTCGGTGAGGATGATCGGGTACTGCTTCCCGAGGATGTCGATCGCCCGTCGGTAGTCCTCGTCGTTGAACGTCGTGGAGACCGCGGGGTCCACGTCGTTGGCGAGGATCTCCAGGCCCGAAGGTGCCTGCGAGGTGAACCGGCGGATGTCCATGTAGCTGTGCAGGTGCGGGATCGCACCCACCAGGTCACGGATGGTCGCACCGGTCTCCCGCCGCACCCGTCGGCCGAGCGTGCCGGCGTCCGGGTTGGCGTCGATCGCCAGGATCTTGTCCTGTCGTTCGGACGCGAGGGTGGAGCCGAGCGCGGTCGTCGTGGTGGTCTTGCCGACACCGCCCTTGAGGCTGATCACCGCGATCCGGTAGCACGACATCACCGGCGTACGGATCAGCTCCAGCTTGCGCTGGCGCTCCGCCTCCTCCTTCTTCGCGCCCAGCTTGAACTTGGAAGGCTGGGCGTTGGCGCCCGGCTTGCGCTTCTTGGGCTGGTTGCGCAGCAGCCGGTCGGAGGTCAACTCCACCGCGGCGCTGTAGCCGAGCGGCGCACCGGGAGCGGCCCGCTGCTGCGGCTGCTGCTGACCCGGCTGCGAGTATGACGCGTAGTTCGCCGCCGCGTTGGGGTCGCCGGCCTGCTGGCCGGGGAGCGGCTGGTAGGCCTGCTGGGGCTGCTGGCCCTGTTGAGCTTGCTGTGCCTGCTGCTGCGCCTGGTGTGCCTGCTGCTGGGCTTGCTGTGCCTGCTGCTGCGCCTGCTGGGCGGCCTGAGCCTGCTGCGCCTGCTGGGCTTGCTGCGCCTGCGCCGCCTGGGCCTGTGCCGCCTGCTGGGCGGTGGCCTGCTGCTGGCCGTAGTGGGCCTGCGGCTGCTGGGGGTACTGGCCCTGCTGCGGGTAGCCCTGCGCGCCGGTCTGCGGATAGCCGTAACCGGACTGCTGCGCCGCCGCGTGCTGCTGCGGCTGGCCCTGCTGGGGGTAGCCGTACCCCGACTGCGGATAGCCGTACGCGGGCTGCTGTGAGCCGGGGACGCCCTGCTGCTGCGGGTAGCCACCGTGCTGAGCGTGCTGCCCCTGCGGATAGCCGGCCTGCGGCTGCTGCGGCTGCTGCGGCTGCTGTTGCTGCTGAGCCGGTGCCTGCTGCTGGCCTTGCTGAGGCTGTTGGGGCTGCTGGCCCTGCTGGGCGGCCTGGGCCTGCGCCTGAGCCATCCGCGGGTCCGCCGGCTGGAACTCCGCCGGCAGCGGCGGCAGGGTGCCCTGCCCGGGCACCCCCTGCTGCAGGCCCTCGGCCGCAGCGCCCCACGGAGCACCCTGCTGAGGCGCCCCCTGCTGCGGAACGCCTTGCTGAGGTACGCCCTGTTGGGGCACGCCCTGCGGAGGCGTCTGCTGCGGCATGCCCTGCTGGGGCACGCCTTGCTGCGGCATGCCCTGCTGGGGCGCGGCCTGTTGCGGCTGCGGCTGCGGCTGCGGCTGGGCCGGTGCGGGCTGCCCGCTCTGCGGCGTGGCCTCGGGGGCGGGCTGGGCGGGGGTCACCGCCTCCGGGGCCGGAGCTCCCCCCTCGGCGGCGTACGGCGGCTGGGCGGCTTCGGGCTGCGGCACTGCGGTGGGCGCGGTCTCCGGGGCCACCGCGGGTGCGGCGTCGGCCTCGGGCTGCGCCTCGGCCTCGGACTGTGCCTCAGCTTCGGGCTCGGCCTCGGGTTCGGACGCGTTCGCCGCCTCCGGTGCGTCGTTCCCGTCGTCGCCCCAGAGGGACATCGACGGGTCGACACCCGTGCCCGAGCGGCGATTTCCGGCGTCCGCACCGTCGTCCGTGGCCGGTGCGGCCTCCGCGGTCGGCTGGGGGCCGGGAGTTGCGGTGGCCGGTGCGTCGCCGCCGGCGGCCGGTACGTCATTGCCGGTGTCCTGCGGGCGCAGGGTCGGGAAGCTCGGCGGGGCGGCGTTCACGGGCGGCGGGGTCGCCGGTACACCCTGCTGAGGAATCCCGGGCACACTCTGCTGCGGCGGAATTCCGGGCGCCCCCTGGGCGGGCCCGGGCAGCGGCTGGCCGGTGGGCGGGCCGAGCGGGGGCTGGGCGGCGGCGGGCGGAGCGGTGGGCGAAGACGCAGGAGGAGTCGCGGGGGAGGCGGCACTCGCGCCCCCACCACTGGTGTCGTTGCTCGCGTACCAGGCCGGTGCGGCGAAATCGATCTTGAACTCACCGGTCAGGTCGAACTCGGACTGGTCGTCGTCAGGATCGTTTCCGTCCGGACGGAAAGCCTCCTGCTCGTTCACTGTGCCTCCTGGTGTACTGCAACGCACCTGAACGGCAGGACCGGATACAGGCGGATCGATCGGATGTAGCGGAAGTCGGAACACACCACCCGGGGTTGCGCCAACACTAACTGTCTCCGTCCCCGTTTCGACTGCCGTCGTGCTGTGCTCCTGCGGCTCTCCCGTACAGCCTAATCAAGACTCGGCACATCGCGGCAGTCGGTGCCATATCGCTCGGGGCCCCTCGGCACGCTGACGGGCGCACCCGTGGGTGCGCCCGTCACGCCGTACCTGCGGCCGGTGGTGTCCGTGCGGTACACGGCGCCCCGAAGGGCAACCGGCCCGCAGCGTCCGTCAGTCCCTCAGTCCATGCGGCGCGGGCCGCCGAGCAGGTTGGTCTCCGCTTCCGTCGGCTGGGTCATGACGAACTGGTGGCCGTC
This portion of the Streptomyces sp. 2114.4 genome encodes:
- a CDS encoding SCO5717 family growth-regulating ATPase — encoded protein: MNEQEAFRPDGNDPDDDQSEFDLTGEFKIDFAAPAWYASNDTSGGGASAASPATPPASSPTAPPAAAQPPLGPPTGQPLPGPAQGAPGIPPQQSVPGIPQQGVPATPPPVNAAPPSFPTLRPQDTGNDVPAAGGDAPATATPGPQPTAEAAPATDDGADAGNRRSGTGVDPSMSLWGDDGNDAPEAANASEPEAEPEAEAQSEAEAQPEADAAPAVAPETAPTAVPQPEAAQPPYAAEGGAPAPEAVTPAQPAPEATPQSGQPAPAQPQPQPQPQQAAPQQGMPQQGVPQQGMPQQTPPQGVPQQGVPQQGVPQQGAPQQGAPWGAAAEGLQQGVPGQGTLPPLPAEFQPADPRMAQAQAQAAQQGQQPQQPQQGQQQAPAQQQQQPQQPQQPQAGYPQGQHAQHGGYPQQQGVPGSQQPAYGYPQSGYGYPQQGQPQQHAAAQQSGYGYPQTGAQGYPQQGQYPQQPQAHYGQQQATAQQAAQAQAAQAQQAQQAQQAQAAQQAQQQAQQAQQQAHQAQQQAQQAQQGQQPQQAYQPLPGQQAGDPNAAANYASYSQPGQQQPQQRAAPGAPLGYSAAVELTSDRLLRNQPKKRKPGANAQPSKFKLGAKKEEAERQRKLELIRTPVMSCYRIAVISLKGGVGKTTTTTALGSTLASERQDKILAIDANPDAGTLGRRVRRETGATIRDLVGAIPHLHSYMDIRRFTSQAPSGLEILANDVDPAVSTTFNDEDYRRAIDILGKQYPIILTDSGTGLLYSAMRGVLDLADQLIIISTPSVDGASSASTTLDWLSAHGYADLVQRGITVISGVRETGKMIKIDDIVSHFETRCRGVVVVPFDEHLAAGAEVDLDMMRPKTREAYFNLSALVAEDFTRAQQAAGMYPQQQMGGDPYAQQQYAQQGQPQQQPQQGTPPPPPAGYSQQQGGWTQQPAQPPAHWQQQQPAPDAPQPEHPGLAPGWQQQPPPQ
- a CDS encoding bifunctional riboflavin kinase/FAD synthetase, giving the protein MQRWRGLEDIPEGWGRSVVTIGSYDGVHRGHQLIIGKAVARARELGIPAVVVTFDPHPSEVVRPGTHPPLLAPHDRRAELMAGLGVDAVLILPFTKEFSKLAPADFVVKVLVDKLHAQVVVEGPNFRFGHKATGNVATLAELGTTYDYTVEVIDLYERGAAGGGEPFSSTLTRRLVAEGDVAGAMEVLGRPHRVEGVVVRGAQRGRELGFPTANVETLPHTAIPADGVYAGLLQVEGEAMPAAISVGTNPQFDGTARTVEAYAIDRVGLDLYGLHVGVDFVAYIRGQEKFDTLDALLERMAVDVKLARGLIADAG
- a CDS encoding trypsin-like peptidase domain-containing protein; its protein translation is MALLDADADTALVRIRDLAGRTRGTGFLADHDGTVITSHEAVDGAAQLVLQPMADGAGGGAAGGGGWTCVVAADAVTPLPEAGLALVRAGGFGPHRLTPLPIAAARPTAGTTARLWAGGWLDGTVVGPGSGVMYTAAERVHLLDDTLELGLCAGGREALRLRGLAVGGPVLDARTGAVLGILGTALHPQAPGRGRPGEGAFGRRAGGFAIPLRAVAEAAPQGALAALLERNAATVPAYGSELNPAGARRLAELSKGSAERPRLGREPVERPEAAAEFARFEEGHGTAAACVLGLVGQPGCGRSTELAGLAARRAQGPGLAATIRLRGADLRSDDDGVRTAVERALRSAGRTVAREGRTAGDPADTTSEDVARAAAAAGRPLLVLLDGPEEMPSALAQGERLAGWTTATADWLRTTGVRLVVACRPEYWERAGALFPPGVLHRPLRPAPALPACVELGDLTEEEAERARGRYGLPPGAPAAPDARHPLSLRLLAEVGAALTEGDGTGRCADEPAGLGTPDRHQIFDAYLDLVCLRIAVRLAAGHRPPSRAAAVRRLAAQVAGQVHEAARRCLGPGPGALDRTSFEEVFPREPGWARAVLAEGLLVPAGTGFRFAHEEFAEWLQGAHADLDLLPVPGHRVGPAVQALLLLGRREGAVQLTFRLAELVPMATAPGAAPAAGSPAARAVDGRWWAAHLLSGVLLRVPDARPYTGVLRLLADRITERSLRAGGFAQTGLEAFGPWFWERLALADEDRMDLLRRLLPADGPPCGAGRRAAGAERYAETGTEAEAEEGAAGAVPSGAPSRAGWPVPSPGSSPAERLPSSSSSPLPCSSSSSDPSAWSGPSSWSDRLPSYGPPGAFDPAPGGLSSSAVAVDGPGAGHRFAPPPRVRVHPADDPASGPDGDGRTDALGAPRSSPARADTDGSASAAAPAARTRSAAARSPRFLDAAAALLCADPQRMQPLLCAWFDDTRPLQRPGAEDGGPAHPVEAVPGEITVATAAQALLHTHRHRALDALTEALVQAAHPRGDELMDALAEDEPAAVCRAVDRWAHDARPERRAAAVSYGLRAARHVTAGADRALLRYAALCLLARSADSAHHGSALALLMGDPATRSRFLDRALARFVAGDPQLPPTVFTAALADHPEPVLTAFRARLIGGAGPPVAAALLCMLARTDAPDLVARVADLVRDCARHCPERAARPVAEFIDRRLERGPAARAALRPLAVELLTGSPVAVRCALAAVVAETGCGDSVALRRELLDALLAQEASYVAPHRVHEESEGGRDTRVLEALLEAAAEGAERRPAERTRELVHRTGMLLVRTPAGAACFDRRLVELGRRLPGFARRVQDWVMDEPGEWAAVVGPGARATLAGSHS